One Paraburkholderia agricolaris DNA segment encodes these proteins:
- a CDS encoding ABC transporter permease: MTAMLARFSRRASSASDAGSGDAPDTAPGSPGAASGAPGEPASTALAKARPWLLLAPILLFLAILGAAALVVLRMSFGTQGNEWHGFTLQNYADLLDGYFLKSLWLTLKLAFQSMVCAVLLAIPVALAMARTKSRLARRLLLAGVLLPLLVNLLLQGYGWLIILGPAGLLNHALLGSGLVERPVMWLYREHGVLLGLIQTAFPLAVLPLSSAMRAVSSSYEEAAATLGATRWQTLRHVLLPLAMPGLVSGALLVFAYNASAFAVPLLLGGRRVPMLAVLVHDQVAPLLNWPAASASGVVLMIATLTVMALSQRLVRRTQRLAEEPHP, encoded by the coding sequence ATGACCGCGATGCTCGCGCGGTTTTCGCGGCGTGCATCGTCGGCGTCGGACGCTGGGTCGGGTGACGCGCCGGACACAGCACCCGGCTCGCCCGGCGCGGCCTCCGGTGCACCGGGCGAGCCGGCGTCCACGGCGCTCGCGAAAGCGCGCCCCTGGCTTCTGCTCGCGCCAATCCTGCTGTTTCTCGCCATTCTCGGCGCGGCGGCGCTCGTCGTACTGCGAATGAGCTTCGGTACGCAAGGCAACGAATGGCATGGCTTCACGCTACAGAACTACGCCGATCTCCTCGACGGCTACTTCCTGAAGTCGCTGTGGCTCACGCTGAAGCTCGCATTTCAAAGCATGGTCTGCGCCGTGCTGCTGGCGATTCCCGTCGCTCTCGCGATGGCGCGCACCAAGTCGCGGCTCGCGCGGCGGCTGCTGCTCGCGGGCGTGCTGCTGCCCTTGCTCGTCAATCTGCTGCTGCAAGGTTACGGCTGGCTGATCATTCTTGGTCCGGCTGGCCTGCTCAATCACGCGCTGCTCGGCAGCGGCCTGGTCGAGCGCCCGGTGATGTGGCTGTATCGCGAACACGGCGTGTTGCTCGGCTTGATTCAGACCGCGTTTCCTCTGGCTGTGCTGCCGTTGTCGAGCGCGATGCGTGCGGTCTCGAGCTCGTATGAAGAAGCCGCGGCCACGCTCGGCGCGACGCGTTGGCAAACGTTGCGTCACGTATTGCTGCCGCTTGCCATGCCGGGGCTCGTGTCCGGCGCGTTGCTCGTGTTCGCCTACAACGCCAGTGCGTTCGCCGTACCCCTGTTACTCGGCGGACGTCGCGTGCCGATGCTGGCCGTACTGGTTCACGATCAAGTCGCGCCTCTGCTGAACTGGCCCGCAGCATCCGCGTCGGGCGTCGTATTGATGATCGCGACGCTTACCGTGATGGCGCTGTCGCAACGGCTCGTACGCCGTACGCAACGTCTCGCCGAGGAACCGCACCCATGA
- the ribA gene encoding GTP cyclohydrolase II: MLTSHDPSPAADGAINGECVILDATATLPTRYGTFTSYVFRVCESGAEHLALVMGDVANKSSVLTRLHSECLTGDVLGSYRCDCGEQLDLALRYIAAEGCGVLLYLRGHEGRGIGLSNKIRAYALQEQGRDTVEANLDLGLPDDSREYDSAAGILRTLKVTSVRLMSNNPEKFDTLSKHGIPVCERVALAIPMREENERYIRTKQSKFGHYFDENE, encoded by the coding sequence ATGCTCACGTCTCACGATCCGTCGCCAGCAGCAGACGGCGCAATCAACGGCGAATGCGTCATCCTCGACGCTACCGCCACGCTCCCCACGCGCTACGGCACGTTCACCTCATACGTGTTTCGCGTGTGTGAAAGCGGCGCCGAACATCTCGCGCTCGTGATGGGCGACGTCGCCAACAAGTCGTCCGTATTGACGCGCCTGCACTCCGAGTGCCTGACGGGCGACGTGCTCGGCTCGTACCGCTGCGATTGCGGCGAGCAGCTCGATCTGGCGCTGCGTTATATCGCGGCCGAAGGCTGCGGTGTGCTGCTCTATCTGCGTGGCCACGAAGGGCGCGGCATTGGCCTGTCGAACAAGATTCGCGCGTATGCGCTGCAGGAGCAGGGTCGTGACACCGTCGAGGCCAATCTCGATCTTGGCTTGCCCGACGACTCGCGCGAATACGATTCGGCGGCGGGCATTCTGCGCACGCTCAAGGTGACCTCGGTGCGCCTGATGAGCAACAATCCGGAGAAGTTCGACACGCTGTCGAAGCACGGTATTCCGGTATGCGAGCGGGTTGCGCTGGCGATTCCGATGCGCGAGGAAAACGAGCGCTATATCCGCACCAAGCAATCGAAGTTTGGGCACTACTTCGACGAAAACGAATGA
- a CDS encoding triacylglycerol lipase yields MSKSKGSRIVAWAIAAAVANAPLAVLLTLATPTGIDRAVAATSNTAGDDYAATRYPIILVHGLTGTDKYLGVLDYWYGIQSDLQQHGATVYVANLSGFQSDDGPNGRGEQLLAYVKQVLAATGAQKVNLIGHSQGGLTSRYVAAVAPELVASVTTIGTPHRGSEFADFVQDALKKDPTGLSTPIIGAFANIFGILTSSNHNTNQNAVAALQTLTTANAAAYNLRYPSAGLGAPGSCQTGAATETVNGNTHLLYSWAGSAIQPTSILGIPGATDTSVAPLDAADVLDPSTLVLYGTGAIMLSRQSGQNDGLVSVCSALYGKVLSTSYKWNHLDEINQLLGVRGANAADPVAVIRTQANRLKTQGV; encoded by the coding sequence ATGTCGAAATCGAAGGGTTCTCGCATCGTCGCCTGGGCGATCGCTGCTGCTGTTGCCAATGCGCCGCTCGCCGTGCTTCTGACACTCGCCACGCCGACCGGAATCGATCGCGCGGTTGCCGCGACATCGAACACCGCCGGCGACGACTACGCGGCAACCCGCTATCCGATCATCCTTGTGCATGGCCTTACCGGCACCGACAAGTATCTCGGCGTGCTCGACTACTGGTACGGCATTCAGTCGGATCTCCAGCAGCACGGTGCAACCGTGTATGTGGCAAATCTTTCTGGTTTTCAAAGCGATGACGGTCCGAACGGCCGTGGCGAACAGTTGCTCGCTTACGTGAAGCAGGTTCTGGCGGCAACCGGTGCGCAGAAGGTAAACCTGATCGGTCACAGCCAGGGCGGCTTGACGTCGCGCTATGTCGCGGCGGTCGCGCCGGAACTCGTCGCGTCGGTGACCACCATCGGCACGCCGCATCGCGGCTCGGAGTTCGCCGACTTCGTGCAGGACGCGTTGAAAAAAGACCCGACCGGTCTTTCGACGCCGATCATCGGTGCCTTTGCGAATATCTTCGGCATCCTGACGAGTAGCAATCACAACACCAACCAGAACGCGGTAGCCGCGCTGCAAACGCTGACCACAGCGAACGCCGCCGCCTACAACCTGCGCTATCCGAGCGCGGGTCTCGGCGCACCGGGTTCGTGTCAAACCGGCGCGGCGACTGAAACCGTCAACGGCAACACGCATCTGTTGTATTCGTGGGCGGGCAGCGCGATTCAACCCACGTCGATACTGGGCATTCCAGGTGCTACCGACACCAGTGTCGCTCCGCTCGATGCCGCCGACGTCCTCGATCCGTCGACGCTCGTTTTATACGGCACCGGCGCTATCATGCTGAGCCGCCAGTCGGGACAGAACGACGGCCTCGTCTCGGTGTGCAGCGCGCTCTACGGCAAGGTGCTCAGTACCAGCTACAAGTGGAACCACCTCGACGAAATCAACCAGTTGCTCGGCGTGCGCGGCGCGAATGCAGCGGATCCGGTTGCGGTGATCCGTACGCAGGCTAACCGGTTGAAGACGCAAGGCGTGTGA
- a CDS encoding DUF4148 domain-containing protein, with protein MNSLIKAVAIAAILAAPVASFAQSSQQPLTRAEVRSQLIQLEQAGYNPATSNDTNYPSDIQAAESRVQAQNPAVAQTQEPVANTSGYGGAVSGSSQAGGVVQPMSGPKSVYFGN; from the coding sequence ATGAACTCGCTCATCAAGGCAGTCGCTATTGCGGCCATTCTGGCCGCCCCGGTCGCTTCGTTCGCTCAATCGAGCCAACAACCCCTGACCCGCGCGGAAGTTCGCAGTCAGTTGATCCAGCTGGAACAGGCGGGCTACAACCCGGCCACCAGCAACGACACAAACTATCCGTCTGACATTCAGGCCGCCGAAAGCCGTGTGCAGGCGCAAAATCCGGCCGTCGCGCAGACGCAGGAACCGGTCGCGAATACCAGTGGTTACGGCGGCGCGGTGAGCGGTTCGTCGCAAGCGGGTGGCGTGGTCCAGCCGATGTCCGGCCCGAAGTCGGTTTATTTCGGTAACTGA
- a CDS encoding BON domain-containing protein — translation MKAFQAIKMVGGALIVLASVSAYAQTSDAAATAAPTAASAAPNAKSVKKADRALGRKVRSALSKTKGLTVTNITVRARSGAVTLAGTVPEQPQVDLATQAAQAVPGVTSVKNALSIRPVGQ, via the coding sequence ATGAAAGCATTCCAGGCAATCAAGATGGTCGGCGGCGCGCTGATCGTTCTGGCATCCGTCAGTGCGTACGCGCAAACCAGCGATGCCGCGGCTACGGCAGCCCCCACGGCTGCTTCGGCGGCGCCTAACGCCAAGTCGGTCAAGAAAGCCGACCGTGCATTGGGACGCAAAGTGCGCAGCGCGCTGTCGAAGACCAAGGGCCTGACGGTGACCAATATCACGGTGCGCGCACGTAGCGGTGCAGTGACGTTGGCCGGCACGGTGCCTGAACAGCCGCAAGTCGACCTGGCCACTCAGGCCGCGCAAGCCGTGCCGGGCGTGACGTCGGTCAAGAACGCACTATCGATCCGTCCGGTCGGACAGTAA
- a CDS encoding LysR substrate-binding domain-containing protein produces MRRLPPLNALQIFETVARHRSFTRAADHLCLTQGAVSRQIIALEDYYKFPLFKRHAKGLTLTAEGELLLPAVKESFARIEEISLRLTRQRTDLALKVPTCVMRWMLPKIMRFQAEYPELHVQITTTWQHDVDFQLEPFDAAIIYGSSPGVGVQAVPLFEERLTPVCAPDLLKDKPLDQVADLARHTLLHPTRDHRDWKMWLARVSEVDAANAQAIDAEHGPSFDTLDMATNAALQGFGVAISDLALIDEDVAARRLVRPFETVLKTGWRYYFVYPDSVAHQQKLNLFRNWIAAHWEE; encoded by the coding sequence ATGCGACGTCTCCCTCCGCTCAACGCGTTGCAGATTTTCGAAACCGTCGCACGGCATCGCAGCTTCACGCGTGCCGCGGATCACCTATGCCTGACGCAAGGCGCGGTGAGCCGGCAGATCATCGCGCTCGAGGACTATTACAAGTTTCCCCTCTTCAAACGCCACGCCAAAGGTCTGACGCTGACCGCCGAAGGCGAGTTGCTGCTGCCGGCCGTGAAGGAGAGCTTCGCGCGTATCGAGGAGATATCGCTGCGCCTCACGCGGCAGCGCACCGACCTCGCACTGAAGGTGCCGACCTGCGTGATGCGCTGGATGTTGCCGAAGATCATGCGCTTCCAGGCCGAGTATCCCGAGCTGCACGTTCAGATCACGACGACCTGGCAGCACGACGTCGATTTCCAGCTCGAGCCGTTCGATGCGGCGATCATCTATGGTTCGTCTCCGGGTGTGGGCGTGCAGGCGGTGCCTCTGTTCGAGGAGCGTTTGACGCCGGTGTGCGCGCCCGATCTGCTGAAAGACAAACCGCTCGACCAGGTCGCGGATCTGGCGCGCCACACGCTGCTGCATCCGACGCGCGATCATCGCGACTGGAAGATGTGGCTTGCCAGAGTGAGCGAGGTAGATGCAGCGAATGCGCAAGCTATCGACGCCGAGCACGGCCCGAGCTTCGACACGCTCGACATGGCGACCAACGCCGCGCTGCAGGGCTTCGGTGTCGCCATCAGCGACCTTGCGTTGATCGACGAAGACGTCGCGGCCAGGCGCCTCGTGCGGCCATTCGAGACAGTGCTCAAGACCGGCTGGCGCTATTACTTTGTGTATCCGGATTCAGTCGCGCATCAGCAGAAGCTGAATCTGTTTCGCAACTGGATCGCGGCGCATTGGGAAGAGTAG
- a CDS encoding ABC transporter substrate-binding protein yields MQEIKRGRRQAIKAIGTALAASTLPMPFINLRAQEHNFSGKTLRLLTWSDDTGAAALRNIAATFTAKTGAKVIADRADGTSGMVAKVKAASDRPTYDVITLAGVGAAGLGDAGLLMKPDLDKLPNLKDVAPQYRTGANGFGVGYLLWSDGLIYNTSTVRTAPSSYEALWDPKYAGRLFLPPPEWAEAVDLAIIAAKMNGGSQQNIEPGFKKLMQLKDRVMTLGENPNQVADLFRTGSLDIGGIYSPAFFPDQIRKPEYKMGVTYGMKEGFATQLMFTVIPKSHPADSDLIHAFINHSLDAGVQGRMAADVLNGPVNSKAVIPAESRAFVPSPQQIAEKAILHDDKALAVVQPAWIKRYTEIFSA; encoded by the coding sequence ATGCAAGAGATCAAACGGGGTAGAAGGCAGGCCATCAAGGCGATCGGCACGGCACTCGCGGCGTCCACATTGCCGATGCCGTTTATCAATCTCAGAGCGCAAGAGCACAACTTCTCCGGCAAAACACTGCGCTTGCTGACCTGGTCGGACGACACCGGCGCCGCTGCCTTGCGCAATATCGCCGCCACGTTCACGGCGAAGACCGGCGCGAAGGTGATCGCCGACCGCGCCGACGGCACGTCCGGCATGGTCGCCAAGGTCAAGGCCGCGAGTGATCGCCCCACTTACGACGTCATCACCCTGGCCGGCGTCGGCGCGGCGGGCCTCGGCGACGCGGGCCTGCTCATGAAGCCCGATCTCGACAAGCTACCGAACCTGAAGGACGTCGCACCGCAATACCGCACGGGCGCGAACGGCTTCGGCGTGGGTTATCTGCTGTGGTCGGACGGCTTGATCTACAACACGTCAACAGTCAGGACGGCGCCGTCTTCGTACGAAGCACTGTGGGATCCGAAATACGCCGGACGCCTGTTCCTGCCGCCGCCCGAATGGGCCGAAGCGGTAGACCTCGCAATCATCGCCGCAAAAATGAACGGCGGCTCGCAACAGAATATCGAACCCGGCTTCAAGAAGCTGATGCAGTTGAAAGACCGCGTGATGACGCTCGGCGAGAACCCGAATCAGGTGGCCGATCTGTTCCGCACCGGTTCGCTCGATATCGGCGGCATCTATTCGCCGGCCTTTTTCCCCGACCAGATCCGCAAGCCCGAATACAAGATGGGCGTGACCTACGGCATGAAGGAAGGCTTCGCCACGCAGCTGATGTTCACGGTGATCCCGAAGTCGCATCCCGCCGACAGCGATCTGATCCACGCCTTCATCAACCATTCGCTCGATGCCGGCGTGCAAGGCCGCATGGCTGCCGACGTGCTGAACGGCCCCGTCAATTCGAAAGCGGTGATTCCGGCGGAGAGCCGCGCGTTCGTGCCGAGCCCGCAGCAGATCGCCGAGAAAGCGATCCTGCATGACGACAAGGCGCTCGCCGTCGTGCAGCCGGCGTGGATCAAGCGCTACACCGAAATTTTCTCGGCATGA
- a CDS encoding DNA-3-methyladenine glycosylase translates to MQKQPLPIFPLLRDDLPPDATALARFMVGKYLVHDLPEGRMSGRIVETEAYPVGDSTSHAFIGRRPYNGSMFLAPGHAYIRLTYGLSYMLNMSAEAEDIGAGILLRAIEPLEGLPLMEARRPGVPLRDLARGPGRLTMALGIGQSFDGRDLCTGRDLWIGVIEKDVPIGVTTRIGLSREMHRPLRFFEPGSAFVSGPRKLLLPPHAETLTHAPD, encoded by the coding sequence ATGCAGAAACAACCGCTACCCATCTTCCCATTGCTTCGTGACGATTTGCCGCCGGATGCAACCGCGTTGGCGCGCTTCATGGTTGGCAAATACCTGGTGCACGATCTTCCCGAAGGCCGTATGAGCGGCCGGATTGTCGAAACCGAAGCGTATCCGGTCGGCGACTCGACCAGCCACGCGTTTATAGGCCGCCGTCCGTATAACGGCTCGATGTTTCTTGCCCCCGGCCACGCTTATATCCGGCTCACGTACGGGCTCTCGTACATGCTGAACATGTCCGCGGAAGCGGAGGATATCGGCGCCGGTATTCTGCTGCGCGCCATCGAACCGCTGGAAGGCTTGCCGCTGATGGAAGCGCGGCGGCCTGGCGTGCCGCTGCGCGACCTTGCGCGCGGCCCTGGCCGGCTCACCATGGCCCTGGGCATCGGTCAGTCGTTCGACGGCCGCGATCTTTGCACCGGGCGTGACCTGTGGATTGGCGTGATAGAGAAGGATGTGCCGATCGGCGTGACGACACGCATCGGCTTATCGCGCGAAATGCATCGGCCATTGCGGTTTTTTGAACCAGGCAGTGCGTTCGTCAGCGGACCACGAAAGCTTCTGCTGCCTCCGCATGCCGAAACGTTGACCCACGCGCCGGATTGA
- a CDS encoding AraC family transcriptional regulator, with protein sequence MNAVTPILQPHSGSRLVLRSSKALGWQGFGAELVNVSAGLHRIPALKHHRVGVHVGAPVKARCMCSERRYSRIQAHGDADVIPAGVDGQWTDEAACTIFSVWIGEDFAQRTVEQLELKTSEARLRPQLQMRDPRFQHLAWALRAELEADDASDPLYAESLCTAMVVRLIGSAPILDKLENKRRTLAPKTAARVIEFIEAHLDQRLTLGELAAHAELSVPHFKVLFRETLGMPVHQYVVQRRVERARALLLQGRLSASQIALETGFAHQSHMAHWMGRLLGVTPRELVKSSANPDSMIELELFNARRIATLR encoded by the coding sequence ATGAATGCCGTGACACCGATACTGCAACCGCACAGTGGTTCCCGCCTGGTATTGCGTTCCAGCAAGGCGCTCGGCTGGCAGGGTTTCGGTGCGGAACTGGTCAATGTGTCAGCCGGACTGCACCGGATCCCGGCGCTCAAGCATCATCGCGTGGGCGTGCATGTTGGCGCGCCGGTCAAGGCGCGTTGCATGTGCAGCGAGCGGCGCTACTCGCGGATTCAGGCGCATGGCGACGCCGATGTGATTCCCGCAGGCGTCGACGGGCAGTGGACCGATGAAGCCGCCTGCACGATTTTCAGCGTGTGGATCGGCGAGGACTTCGCGCAGCGGACCGTCGAGCAACTGGAACTGAAAACGAGCGAAGCGCGGCTGCGTCCGCAGCTCCAGATGCGCGATCCGCGCTTTCAGCATCTGGCCTGGGCTTTGCGTGCTGAACTCGAAGCGGATGATGCGTCCGATCCGCTTTACGCTGAAAGCCTGTGTACGGCGATGGTGGTGCGGCTGATCGGCAGCGCGCCGATACTCGACAAGCTCGAAAACAAACGCCGTACGCTTGCGCCGAAAACCGCCGCGCGCGTGATCGAGTTTATCGAAGCGCACCTGGATCAACGTCTCACGCTTGGCGAACTGGCCGCGCACGCCGAGTTGAGCGTGCCGCATTTCAAGGTGCTGTTTCGCGAGACGCTCGGTATGCCGGTGCATCAGTACGTGGTGCAGCGGCGCGTGGAGCGGGCCCGTGCGCTCCTGCTTCAAGGCCGGTTGAGCGCGAGTCAGATCGCGCTGGAGACGGGCTTTGCGCATCAGAGTCATATGGCGCACTGGATGGGGCGGTTGCTGGGGGTGACACCGCGGGAGCTGGTCAAGTCAAGCGCGAATCCAGACAGCATGATCGAACTCGAACTCTTCAATGCCCGCCGCATCGCAACGCTGCGATAG
- a CDS encoding NAD(P)H-binding protein: protein MFVIFGAAGNVGRVSAAALRRAGCDVRAVVRSAEQGAVLEEIGCEIAIADLLDAASVARAIEGAYAVQILCPVPRADADPATTMRRMIDVSANVLRADPPQRVLALSDYGAEHPSGTGITTLFHTLEMRLAPIPAQLTFLRAAEHMHNWARILPVALARGVLPSLHHPLTKLFPTVAAEDVGLLAAEFLLDERPAKEAPRVVSIEGETRVSALDLAHTLGALTHRQITAYEVPRGEWAAMLQGAGLGENHARLITDLYDAHNAGRIDVETGISERRFGSTALADVFAAILARVAATSTASAAAR, encoded by the coding sequence GTGTTTGTGATCTTTGGAGCAGCAGGCAATGTAGGTAGAGTGAGCGCGGCGGCATTGCGCCGGGCGGGCTGTGACGTGCGCGCGGTAGTCCGTAGCGCCGAGCAAGGTGCGGTGCTGGAGGAAATCGGCTGCGAAATCGCCATTGCCGATCTGCTCGACGCCGCCTCGGTCGCGCGCGCTATCGAAGGCGCATACGCGGTACAGATACTGTGCCCGGTGCCGCGCGCCGACGCCGATCCCGCAACCACGATGCGCCGCATGATCGACGTGAGCGCAAACGTATTGCGCGCCGACCCGCCACAACGCGTGCTCGCGCTCTCGGACTACGGCGCGGAACATCCGAGCGGCACGGGCATTACGACGCTGTTTCACACCCTCGAAATGCGGCTCGCGCCCATTCCCGCGCAATTGACGTTTCTGCGTGCAGCGGAACACATGCATAACTGGGCCCGCATCTTACCTGTCGCGCTCGCGAGAGGCGTCCTGCCGAGCTTGCATCATCCGTTGACCAAGCTGTTTCCGACGGTCGCCGCCGAGGACGTCGGACTGCTGGCCGCCGAATTCCTGCTCGATGAGAGGCCAGCGAAAGAGGCGCCGCGTGTGGTCAGTATCGAAGGCGAAACGCGCGTCAGCGCGTTAGACCTCGCACATACGCTCGGTGCATTGACGCACCGTCAGATTACGGCCTACGAAGTGCCCCGCGGCGAATGGGCCGCGATGCTCCAGGGTGCGGGACTCGGCGAGAATCACGCGCGTCTCATCACGGATCTGTACGACGCACACAACGCGGGCCGCATCGACGTCGAAACCGGGATCAGCGAGCGGCGCTTCGGCTCGACCGCGCTCGCGGACGTCTTCGCGGCGATCCTGGCACGCGTCGCCGCAACGTCGACGGCAAGCGCCGCCGCACGCTGA
- a CDS encoding lipase secretion chaperone yields MRRLGRLGRQWGSARSQWLAFIAVGVLSAGAALWLSRTPLTHEASAQKTGRAASSAQQAPAVSKTPTADASMAGALPASLDGSSPPRLPTDGHGHLARTRAVRDFFDYFLTTQNEISAATLDAVVRRQIAAQLDGTSAADEALTVWQRYNAYLKALAQLPDSSPTQSQSQNPGGAKPNFDALQLSLDQRDALGARLMGDWNEPFFGTESQRQHTDLARLRIASDNSLSDAQKAARLAALDAALPPEVRAAHERARQQQAALDAIAQAQKQGGSLDATRAQITQTLGPEAAERVVQMQQADDAWQARYADYASQRAQIDKQDLPPQQHDAQVAQLRQQFFSNPGDAMRAASLDRGSGSAN; encoded by the coding sequence ATGCGGCGATTGGGGCGATTGGGGCGGCAATGGGGCAGTGCGCGGAGCCAGTGGCTGGCTTTCATCGCGGTGGGCGTGCTGTCGGCGGGCGCCGCGTTATGGCTGAGCCGTACGCCGCTCACGCATGAAGCGTCGGCACAAAAAACTGGGCGTGCCGCGAGTTCTGCGCAACAGGCGCCTGCTGTGAGTAAAACCCCGACCGCCGACGCATCGATGGCCGGGGCATTGCCCGCTTCGCTCGACGGGTCATCGCCGCCGCGCTTGCCAACCGATGGCCATGGCCACCTCGCGCGTACGCGTGCGGTACGCGATTTCTTCGATTACTTCCTGACGACGCAAAATGAAATTTCAGCGGCGACGCTCGACGCAGTGGTGCGTCGTCAGATCGCGGCACAACTCGACGGCACGTCGGCCGCTGACGAAGCGCTGACCGTCTGGCAGCGCTACAACGCGTATCTCAAGGCGCTCGCGCAATTACCGGACAGTTCCCCGACCCAGAGCCAAAGCCAGAACCCGGGCGGCGCAAAGCCGAACTTCGACGCGCTGCAACTCTCGCTCGATCAGCGCGACGCGTTGGGCGCGCGATTGATGGGAGACTGGAACGAGCCGTTCTTCGGCACTGAATCGCAGCGGCAACACACCGATCTGGCACGCCTGCGCATCGCTTCGGATAACTCGCTCAGCGACGCGCAGAAAGCGGCCCGCCTCGCCGCGCTGGACGCCGCACTCCCGCCGGAAGTACGCGCGGCCCACGAGCGTGCACGCCAGCAGCAGGCCGCGCTCGACGCGATCGCTCAGGCGCAGAAGCAAGGCGGTTCGCTCGATGCAACGCGTGCGCAGATCACACAAACACTTGGGCCTGAAGCAGCGGAGCGCGTCGTGCAGATGCAGCAAGCCGACGACGCCTGGCAAGCCCGCTACGCGGACTACGCAAGCCAGCGCGCGCAGATCGACAAACAGGATTTGCCGCCTCAGCAACACGACGCGCAGGTCGCCCAACTGCGTCAGCAGTTCTTCAGCAATCCG
- a CDS encoding calcium:proton antiporter → MTTTATALPRWTIAAPFVAWIVLGAAYALPGNGLLLALIGVALCAAVFTAVHHAEVVAHRVGEPFGTLVLAVAVTVIEVALIVSVMLTSGPEKAGLARDTVFAAVMIVCNGIVGICLLVGGIRHREQDFQSRGAAAALAVLASLSVLTLVMPNYTTTSAGPLLSSSQLAFAGVSSLVLYGVFVFVQTVRHRDYFLADVPDEDVHAAPPSIGVALAAGGLLVVCLVAVVLLAKVLSPVVETAVKNAGAPPAVVGIIIAALVLLPEGLAAVRAARADRLQNSLNLALGSALASIGLTIPTVAAVFLWTAQPLILGIDGKETVLLMLTLVVGTLTLSSGRTTILQGAVHLSLFAAYLFLSFAP, encoded by the coding sequence ATGACCACGACCGCGACCGCCTTGCCCCGCTGGACCATCGCCGCGCCTTTCGTCGCCTGGATCGTGCTGGGCGCCGCGTATGCCCTTCCGGGTAATGGGCTGCTGCTCGCGCTGATCGGGGTCGCACTGTGCGCTGCCGTGTTCACAGCGGTGCACCATGCGGAAGTGGTGGCGCATCGTGTCGGCGAACCGTTCGGCACCCTGGTGCTGGCGGTGGCCGTGACGGTGATCGAAGTTGCCCTCATCGTTTCGGTGATGTTGACGTCCGGTCCGGAAAAAGCCGGTCTCGCACGCGACACGGTGTTTGCCGCGGTCATGATCGTCTGCAATGGGATCGTGGGTATTTGTCTGCTGGTGGGCGGCATCCGGCATCGCGAGCAGGACTTTCAGAGCCGTGGCGCCGCGGCCGCGCTGGCAGTGCTTGCGTCCTTGTCTGTATTGACGCTGGTGATGCCGAATTACACGACGACCAGCGCCGGCCCGCTTCTGTCGTCGTCGCAACTGGCGTTCGCGGGTGTCTCGTCGCTGGTGCTGTACGGGGTGTTCGTGTTCGTCCAGACCGTGCGGCATCGCGACTACTTTCTCGCCGACGTCCCCGACGAGGACGTCCATGCCGCCCCGCCAAGCATCGGTGTCGCGCTGGCGGCCGGCGGTTTGCTGGTGGTGTGCCTGGTCGCTGTCGTGTTGCTGGCGAAAGTGCTCTCGCCCGTGGTCGAAACCGCGGTGAAGAACGCGGGCGCGCCGCCGGCGGTGGTCGGCATTATCATCGCCGCGCTGGTGCTGCTGCCGGAAGGACTTGCCGCCGTGCGCGCGGCGCGCGCCGACCGTTTGCAGAACAGCCTGAATCTCGCGCTCGGCTCGGCGCTGGCCAGTATCGGGTTGACCATTCCAACGGTTGCCGCCGTGTTCTTATGGACCGCCCAGCCGCTCATCCTCGGTATCGACGGCAAAGAAACCGTACTGCTGATGCTCACGCTGGTAGTCGGCACCCTGACGCTGAGCTCCGGACGCACGACGATCCTGCAAGGCGCCGTGCATCTGTCGTTGTTCGCGGCGTATCTGTTTCTGTCCTTCGCGCCCTGA
- a CDS encoding CBS domain-containing protein produces the protein MTSVAQLLKTKPNHTTVFTVEADDSVYDAIKLMAEKGIGALVVTEGDSIAGIVTERDYARKVVLMDRSSKATPVRDIMSKAVRFVRPDQSTDDCMALMTERRMRHLPVIENDRLVGMVSIGDLVKNIIAEQQFTIQQLEFYIHGERP, from the coding sequence ATGACAAGCGTTGCACAGCTTCTTAAAACAAAACCCAATCACACCACCGTTTTTACTGTCGAGGCCGACGATTCCGTCTACGACGCGATCAAGCTAATGGCTGAAAAAGGCATCGGTGCACTGGTCGTGACCGAGGGCGACAGCATCGCCGGGATCGTGACGGAGCGCGACTATGCGCGCAAGGTCGTGCTGATGGACCGTTCGTCGAAGGCCACGCCAGTGCGCGACATCATGAGCAAAGCCGTGCGCTTCGTCCGCCCCGACCAGAGCACCGACGACTGCATGGCGCTGATGACCGAACGGCGTATGCGCCACTTGCCGGTGATCGAAAACGACCGGCTGGTGGGCATGGTATCGATCGGCGACCTGGTGAAGAACATCATCGCCGAGCAGCAATTCACCATCCAGCAACTGGAGTTCTATATCCACGGCGAACGGCCCTGA